In the Pseudothauera hydrothermalis genome, one interval contains:
- the rpsH gene encoding 30S ribosomal protein S8 — MSMSDPIADMLTRIRNAQQAQKARVSMPSSKLKVAIARVLKDEGYIESYAVHENGGKAELDVELKYYAGRPVIERIERVSRPGLRIYKGSNELPRVMNGLGVAIVSTPKGVMTDRAARASRVGGEVLCVVA; from the coding sequence ATGAGTATGTCCGATCCGATCGCCGATATGCTGACCCGCATCCGTAACGCTCAGCAAGCTCAAAAAGCGCGGGTGAGCATGCCGTCGTCCAAGCTCAAGGTGGCGATTGCCCGTGTGCTCAAGGATGAAGGTTATATCGAAAGCTATGCGGTGCATGAAAACGGCGGAAAGGCCGAACTTGATGTCGAGCTGAAGTATTACGCCGGACGTCCGGTGATTGAGCGCATCGAGCGTGTCAGTCGGCCGGGGCTGCGTATCTACAAGGGCAGCAACGAATTGCCGCGCGTGATGAACGGTTTGGGGGTTGCCATCGTGTCGACACCGAAAGGTGTGATGACCGATCGCGCCGCGCGCGCCAGTCGTGTTGGTGGCGAAGTGCTCTGCGTGGTCGCTTAA
- the infA gene encoding translation initiation factor IF-1, protein MAKEDVIEMQGEVTENLPNATFRVRLENGHMVLGHISGKMRMHYIRILPGDKVTVQLTPYDLTKGRIVFRTK, encoded by the coding sequence ATGGCGAAGGAAGATGTGATCGAAATGCAGGGCGAGGTCACCGAGAACCTCCCCAACGCGACGTTCCGCGTTCGGCTCGAAAATGGCCACATGGTCCTCGGGCACATCTCGGGCAAGATGCGGATGCACTATATCCGTATTTTGCCGGGCGACAAGGTTACCGTACAACTGACGCCCTATGACCTGACCAAGGGCCGGATCGTGTTCCGGACCAAGTGA
- the rpsS gene encoding 30S ribosomal protein S19 — protein MARSIKKGPFVDAHLLKKVDAARSSNDKRPIKTWSRRSTILPDFVGLTIAVHNGRQHIPVYVTENMVGHKLGEFALTRTFKGHAASKKAKR, from the coding sequence ATGGCACGTTCAATCAAGAAAGGCCCGTTCGTCGACGCCCATCTGCTGAAAAAGGTAGATGCTGCGCGCAGCAGCAACGACAAGCGTCCGATCAAAACCTGGTCTCGCCGTTCGACGATTCTTCCTGATTTTGTCGGTCTGACGATTGCTGTGCATAACGGTCGTCAGCACATTCCGGTGTATGTCACCGAGAACATGGTTGGTCATAAGCTGGGCGAGTTTGCGCTGACCCGCACGTTCAAAGGTCATGCTGCCAGCAAAAAGGCGAAGAGGTAA
- the rpsM gene encoding 30S ribosomal protein S13: MARIAGVNIPNHKHAEIALTSIYGIGRSRAQKICDAAGVARSAKIKDLTESDMEKLRDEVAKFVVEGDLRREVTMNIKRLMDLGCYRGVRHRRGLPVRGQRTRTNARTRKGPRKPIAGKK; the protein is encoded by the coding sequence ATGGCCCGTATTGCTGGGGTAAACATTCCCAACCACAAGCATGCCGAGATCGCGCTCACCAGCATCTATGGGATCGGCCGTTCTCGCGCTCAAAAAATTTGCGACGCTGCGGGGGTTGCGCGCTCGGCCAAGATCAAGGATTTGACTGAGTCCGACATGGAAAAGCTGCGCGACGAAGTAGCGAAGTTCGTTGTTGAAGGCGACCTTCGTCGTGAAGTGACGATGAATATCAAGCGGCTCATGGACCTCGGTTGCTACCGTGGCGTGCGCCATCGTCGTGGGCTGCCGGTGCGCGGCCAGCGTACCCGAACCAACGCCCGTACCCGCAAGGGGCCGCGTAAGCCGATCGCCGGCAAGAAGTGA
- the rplF gene encoding 50S ribosomal protein L6, with product MSRVAKNPVAIPAGVEVTIGGAEISVKGPLGTISRPLHPAVAVAREGNVVVCKAVDGAENARAMSGTMRALINNMVIGVSKGFERKLSLVGVGYRAQAQGDTLNLSLGFSHPVVHKMPAGVKVETPSQTEIVIKGIDKQQVGQVAAEVRAYRAPEPYKGKGVRYADEVVVLKETKKK from the coding sequence ATGTCTCGTGTAGCAAAAAATCCGGTGGCCATTCCCGCGGGAGTCGAGGTCACCATCGGTGGCGCTGAAATTTCGGTCAAGGGCCCGCTGGGGACGATTAGCCGGCCGTTGCATCCTGCGGTTGCGGTTGCGCGTGAAGGTAACGTCGTGGTGTGCAAGGCGGTAGACGGCGCGGAGAATGCGCGCGCCATGAGCGGTACGATGCGCGCGCTGATCAACAACATGGTGATCGGTGTTTCCAAGGGCTTCGAGCGCAAGCTCTCGCTGGTGGGCGTGGGGTATCGTGCCCAGGCGCAAGGCGACACCTTGAATCTGTCGCTGGGCTTCTCCCACCCTGTGGTGCACAAGATGCCTGCAGGCGTGAAGGTGGAAACCCCGTCGCAGACCGAGATCGTCATCAAGGGGATCGACAAGCAGCAAGTCGGTCAGGTTGCGGCCGAAGTTCGTGCCTATCGCGCTCCTGAGCCCTACAAGGGCAAGGGCGTCCGCTATGCGGATGAAGTGGTGGTGCTCAAGGAAACCAAGAAGAAGTAA
- the rpsQ gene encoding 30S ribosomal protein S17 → MSEESAKVRRALVGRVVSDKMQKTVTVLVERRVKHPLYGKIVTRSAKYHADVAEGGAAAGDLVEIEECRPISKTKSWKVTRVLEKARVI, encoded by the coding sequence ATGAGTGAAGAGTCCGCAAAAGTTCGGCGCGCGCTGGTCGGGCGCGTGGTCAGCGACAAAATGCAAAAGACGGTCACCGTGTTGGTGGAGCGTCGGGTCAAGCATCCGCTGTACGGTAAGATCGTTACCCGTTCGGCGAAGTATCACGCCGATGTTGCAGAAGGCGGGGCGGCGGCTGGTGATCTGGTCGAGATTGAAGAGTGCCGGCCGATCTCTAAAACCAAGAGCTGGAAAGTGACGCGCGTTTTGGAAAAAGCTCGTGTCATCTAA
- the rplP gene encoding 50S ribosomal protein L16, whose amino-acid sequence MLQPTRRKYRKEQKGRNTGLATRGTKVSFGEFGLKATGRGRLTARQIESARRAMTRHIKRGGRIWIRIFPDKPISKKPAEVRMGNGKGNPEYWVAEIQPGKVLYEMDGVDEALAREAFRLAAAKLPIDTVFVTRQVG is encoded by the coding sequence ATGCTGCAGCCTACGCGCAGAAAGTATCGCAAGGAGCAGAAAGGGCGTAACACAGGCCTGGCGACCCGGGGCACAAAGGTCAGCTTCGGCGAGTTTGGGCTCAAGGCTACTGGCCGCGGGCGTCTGACCGCTCGGCAGATTGAATCCGCCCGCCGCGCCATGACGCGTCACATCAAGCGTGGTGGCCGAATCTGGATCCGTATCTTCCCGGATAAGCCGATCTCCAAAAAACCGGCCGAAGTTCGGATGGGTAACGGAAAGGGGAACCCCGAGTACTGGGTGGCCGAGATTCAGCCTGGCAAGGTGTTGTATGAAATGGACGGCGTGGACGAAGCGCTCGCCCGTGAAGCGTTCCGGCTTGCCGCTGCGAAGCTTCCGATCGACACCGTGTTCGTGACGCGCCAAGTGGGGTAA
- the rpsC gene encoding 30S ribosomal protein S3: MGQKIHPTGFRLAVTRDWASRWYASSRDFPRMLSEDLQVRDFLKKRLAHASVGRVVIERPAKNARITLYSARPGVVIGKKGEDIENLKRDLQKIVGVPVHVNIEEVRKPELDAKLIADSIAQQLEKRIMFRRAMKRAMQNAMRLGAQGIKIMSSGRLNGAEIARTEWYREGRVPLHTLRADIDYGVSEARTTYGVIGIKVWVYKGDQLGRNEQPVAAEPEAENRRGRRAAPRADEARPGRRAARRDAGRQEDSRSE; encoded by the coding sequence ATGGGTCAGAAAATCCATCCGACCGGATTCCGCCTCGCGGTCACGCGTGATTGGGCGTCGCGCTGGTATGCCTCCAGCCGTGACTTTCCGCGCATGCTCAGTGAGGACCTGCAGGTTCGTGACTTCCTCAAAAAACGCTTGGCGCATGCATCGGTGGGCCGTGTAGTCATCGAGCGGCCCGCCAAGAACGCCCGGATTACGCTCTACAGTGCCCGTCCCGGCGTGGTCATCGGCAAAAAAGGCGAAGACATCGAGAATCTGAAGCGCGATCTGCAAAAGATCGTCGGTGTCCCGGTGCATGTGAACATCGAGGAAGTTCGCAAGCCGGAACTCGACGCTAAGCTGATCGCTGACTCGATTGCACAGCAGCTCGAAAAGCGCATTATGTTCCGCCGCGCAATGAAGCGCGCGATGCAAAACGCAATGCGCCTGGGCGCGCAAGGTATCAAGATCATGAGTTCCGGGCGCTTGAACGGCGCCGAGATTGCGCGTACCGAATGGTATCGCGAGGGTCGCGTTCCGCTTCACACCCTGCGCGCCGACATCGATTACGGTGTCTCGGAAGCGCGCACCACCTATGGTGTCATCGGTATCAAAGTGTGGGTCTACAAGGGCGATCAACTCGGCCGTAATGAACAGCCGGTCGCGGCGGAGCCCGAAGCCGAGAACCGTCGCGGGCGCCGCGCTGCGCCGCGAGCTGATGAGGCGCGCCCGGGCCGCCGCGCTGCTCGCCGCGATGCGGGCCGGCAAGAAGATAGCAGGAGTGAATGA
- the rpmD gene encoding 50S ribosomal protein L30 — protein MSDKKLKVTLVKSVIGTKQSHRATVRGLGLRRLNQTVELQDTPQVRGMINKVSYLVKCEA, from the coding sequence ATGTCAGACAAGAAACTCAAGGTTACGCTGGTTAAAAGCGTGATCGGTACCAAACAGTCCCATCGTGCCACCGTTCGTGGCTTGGGCCTGCGTCGACTCAACCAAACGGTTGAGCTGCAGGACACCCCGCAAGTTCGTGGCATGATCAACAAAGTGTCCTACCTGGTGAAGTGCGAGGCGTAA
- the rplB gene encoding 50S ribosomal protein L2 has translation MALVKLKPTSAGRRAMVKVVNASLYKGRPYAGLIEKQSRKAGRNNAGRITVRHQGGGHKQHYRLIDFRRNKDGIVAKVERIEYDPNRSANIALLCYADGERRYIIAPKGLEVGQTVVSGSEAPIKPGNALPIRNIPVGSTIHCVEMFPGKGAQLARAAGTSVQLLAREGVYAQLRLRSGEIRRVHVECRATIGEVGNEEHSLRKIGKAGANRWRGIRPTVRGVAMNPIDHPHGGGEGRTGEGGVPRSPWGQPTKGYRTRRNKRTDTMIVQRRHKR, from the coding sequence GTCAATGCCTCGCTGTACAAGGGGCGCCCGTATGCGGGTTTGATCGAAAAACAAAGTCGTAAGGCAGGGCGCAACAACGCCGGGCGGATCACGGTCCGGCATCAAGGTGGCGGCCATAAACAGCACTATCGTCTGATCGACTTTCGTCGCAACAAGGATGGCATCGTTGCCAAGGTCGAACGGATCGAGTATGACCCGAACCGTTCCGCCAACATTGCCTTGTTGTGTTACGCCGATGGCGAGCGCCGTTACATCATCGCGCCCAAGGGGCTGGAAGTCGGTCAAACGGTGGTGAGCGGCTCGGAGGCTCCGATCAAGCCGGGCAATGCGCTGCCCATTCGCAATATTCCGGTGGGCTCGACTATCCATTGCGTCGAAATGTTTCCCGGCAAAGGCGCCCAGCTGGCTCGCGCCGCTGGCACCTCTGTTCAGCTGCTCGCCCGTGAAGGCGTCTATGCGCAACTGCGGCTGCGTTCCGGCGAAATCCGCCGGGTGCATGTCGAATGTCGTGCCACCATCGGTGAAGTCGGTAACGAAGAGCACAGTCTGCGCAAGATCGGCAAGGCCGGGGCGAATCGCTGGCGCGGTATCCGCCCGACGGTGCGCGGTGTGGCGATGAACCCGATCGACCACCCCCACGGTGGTGGTGAGGGTCGTACCGGTGAGGGCGGTGTGCCGCGCAGCCCGTGGGGGCAGCCGACCAAGGGGTATCGTACGCGTCGCAACAAGCGCACCGACACCATGATCGTGCAGCGTCGGCATAAGCGTTAA
- the rplE gene encoding 50S ribosomal protein L5 gives MARLQQYYKETVVPELIKQFGYKSVMQVPRITKITLNMGVGEAVGDKKILENAIADMAKIAGQKPVATRARKSIAGFKIRDGYPIGCMVTLRGPRMFEFLDRLITVAMPRIRDFRGIAAKGFDGRGNYNLGVKEQIIFPEIEYDKIDALRGMNISITTTAKTDQEARALLAAFKFPFKN, from the coding sequence ATGGCGCGCTTGCAGCAGTACTACAAAGAGACGGTGGTGCCCGAGCTGATCAAGCAGTTCGGTTACAAGTCCGTGATGCAGGTTCCGCGTATCACCAAGATCACGCTCAACATGGGTGTTGGTGAGGCGGTTGGCGACAAGAAAATTCTGGAAAATGCGATCGCCGACATGGCGAAGATCGCCGGTCAGAAGCCGGTAGCGACCCGCGCGCGTAAGTCGATTGCGGGTTTCAAAATTCGCGATGGTTATCCGATCGGTTGCATGGTGACGCTACGTGGTCCGCGTATGTTCGAGTTTTTGGATCGCCTGATCACCGTGGCCATGCCTCGTATCCGTGACTTTCGCGGCATTGCTGCCAAGGGTTTCGATGGCCGCGGCAATTACAACCTCGGCGTCAAAGAGCAGATCATTTTCCCGGAAATCGAGTACGACAAGATCGATGCGCTCCGTGGAATGAACATCAGCATCACGACGACGGCGAAAACCGACCAGGAAGCGCGTGCGCTGCTGGCGGCGTTCAAATTCCCGTTCAAGAATTGA
- the rpmC gene encoding 50S ribosomal protein L29: MKASELRAKSADELNRELLDLLKAQFSLRMQKATQQLSNTSQLGKVRRDIARVRTVLREKAGQS, encoded by the coding sequence ATGAAGGCGAGCGAACTTCGCGCCAAGAGCGCGGATGAATTGAATCGTGAGTTGCTTGATCTGCTGAAAGCGCAGTTTTCCCTGCGCATGCAAAAGGCGACTCAACAGCTCAGCAATACGAGCCAACTCGGAAAGGTGCGGCGCGACATCGCACGGGTGCGCACCGTGCTGCGTGAAAAGGCAGGTCAGTCATGA
- the rplR gene encoding 50S ribosomal protein L18, with protein MDKKQARLRRARKTRAKIAELKAVRLTVFRSNCHIYAQIISGCGSRVLAAASTVEPAVRAQVSNGGNKQAAEVVGKLIAERAKAAGIEQVAFDRSGFLYHGRVKALAEAAREGGLKF; from the coding sequence ATGGACAAAAAACAAGCTCGTCTTCGCCGTGCGCGCAAAACTCGCGCCAAGATTGCGGAGCTGAAGGCGGTTCGCCTGACCGTGTTCCGTTCCAATTGCCATATTTACGCACAAATCATCTCCGGTTGCGGCTCGCGTGTGCTGGCTGCCGCGTCGACCGTGGAGCCGGCCGTACGCGCCCAGGTGTCCAATGGCGGCAACAAGCAGGCGGCAGAAGTGGTCGGCAAGTTGATTGCCGAGCGTGCCAAGGCTGCCGGTATCGAGCAGGTGGCGTTCGACCGCTCGGGTTTCCTGTATCACGGTCGCGTCAAGGCGCTGGCCGAGGCTGCCCGTGAAGGCGGCCTCAAGTTCTAA
- the rpsK gene encoding 30S ribosomal protein S11, translating to MAKSAAKVRKKVKKNVAEGIAHVHASFNNTIITITDRQGNALSWATSGGAGFKGSRKSTPFAAQVAAEAAGRAAQECGVKNLEVRIKGPGPGRESAVRALNALGMKISSITDITPIPHNGCRPPKKRRI from the coding sequence ATGGCTAAGTCCGCTGCAAAGGTTCGCAAGAAGGTCAAAAAGAACGTCGCCGAAGGGATTGCGCACGTTCACGCGAGCTTCAATAACACCATCATTACCATTACCGATCGTCAGGGTAACGCGCTGTCCTGGGCCACGTCGGGCGGGGCCGGCTTCAAGGGTTCCCGCAAAAGTACCCCCTTTGCCGCCCAGGTGGCGGCCGAAGCGGCCGGCCGTGCAGCGCAGGAGTGCGGTGTGAAGAATCTGGAAGTGCGCATCAAAGGGCCGGGCCCCGGGCGTGAATCCGCAGTCCGTGCGCTCAATGCGCTGGGCATGAAGATTTCCAGTATCACCGACATTACCCCGATCCCGCACAACGGTTGCCGCCCGCCCAAGAAGCGCCGTATCTGA
- the rplN gene encoding 50S ribosomal protein L14 produces MIQMQSRLDVADNTGARSVMCIKVLGGSKRRYAGIGDIIKVTVKDAAPRGRVKKGDVYNAVVVRTAKGVRRPDGSLIKFDGNAAVLLNNKLEPIGTRIFGPVTRELRSERFMKIVSLAPEVL; encoded by the coding sequence ATGATTCAAATGCAATCCAGGCTGGATGTGGCCGACAATACCGGCGCGCGTTCGGTGATGTGCATCAAGGTGCTGGGTGGCTCCAAGCGTCGCTATGCCGGCATTGGTGACATCATCAAGGTGACCGTCAAAGATGCCGCGCCGCGCGGCCGTGTGAAAAAAGGCGATGTCTATAACGCCGTGGTGGTGCGTACTGCCAAGGGTGTGCGTCGCCCGGATGGGTCGCTGATCAAGTTCGACGGCAACGCTGCGGTGCTGCTCAACAACAAGCTCGAGCCGATCGGTACGCGTATTTTCGGGCCGGTAACGCGCGAGTTGCGCTCGGAGCGGTTCATGAAAATCGTCTCGCTGGCGCCGGAAGTGCTCTAA
- the rplX gene encoding 50S ribosomal protein L24, with protein sequence MNKIRKGDEVIVLTGKDRGRRGTVLRRVGEERVVVEGVNRVKKHVRPNPMKGEVGGIVEKEMPIHISNVALFNAATQKADRVGVKVLEDGRKVRFFKSNGELVDA encoded by the coding sequence ATGAACAAAATCCGCAAGGGTGATGAAGTCATTGTGCTGACCGGCAAAGATCGCGGTCGTCGGGGCACGGTGTTGCGCCGGGTGGGCGAAGAGCGTGTGGTTGTCGAAGGTGTCAATCGCGTCAAGAAGCACGTTCGTCCGAATCCGATGAAAGGTGAGGTGGGGGGTATCGTCGAAAAAGAGATGCCCATCCACATTTCGAATGTTGCGCTGTTCAATGCTGCGACCCAGAAGGCGGATCGGGTTGGGGTGAAAGTGCTTGAGGATGGTCGCAAGGTGCGTTTCTTCAAGTCGAATGGCGAGCTGGTGGACGCGTAA
- the rplO gene encoding 50S ribosomal protein L15: protein MRLNTIKPGAGSKSPAKRVGRGIGSGLGKTCGRGHKGQKSRSGGFHKTGFEGGQMPLQRRLPKRGFVSLTGSRNAEVRLSELDKLPVEDVDLLVLKQAGVVPADALSAKVVLSGEIKRKVNLRGVGATKGARAAIEAAGGTVAVAE, encoded by the coding sequence ATGCGACTGAATACCATCAAGCCCGGTGCAGGCTCCAAATCGCCGGCTAAACGCGTGGGTCGCGGCATCGGTAGCGGGCTCGGTAAGACCTGCGGTCGCGGCCATAAGGGTCAAAAGTCCCGCTCCGGCGGCTTTCACAAGACCGGTTTCGAGGGCGGCCAGATGCCCTTGCAGCGTCGTCTGCCCAAGCGCGGCTTCGTGTCGCTGACTGGTTCGCGCAACGCCGAGGTGCGGTTGTCCGAGTTGGATAAGTTGCCGGTGGAAGACGTGGATCTGCTGGTGCTCAAGCAGGCTGGCGTCGTGCCGGCTGATGCACTGTCGGCCAAGGTGGTGCTGTCCGGAGAGATCAAACGTAAGGTCAACCTGCGTGGCGTTGGTGCCACCAAGGGTGCCCGTGCAGCGATCGAAGCCGCCGGCGGTACCGTCGCGGTGGCTGAGTAA
- the rpsE gene encoding 30S ribosomal protein S5, whose translation MAKQQSKRPQAADERDDGLREKMVAINRVTKVVKGGRILGFAALTVVGDGDGGIGMGKGKSREVPVAVQKAMDEARRKMTKVPLKNGTLQHTVIGKHGAASVLMQPAPSGTGIIAGGPMRAVFEVMGVTDIICKCIGSTNPYNVVRATLNGLMAINTPAEIAAKRGKTVEEILG comes from the coding sequence ATGGCTAAGCAGCAAAGCAAGCGCCCGCAAGCCGCAGACGAGCGTGATGACGGTTTGCGGGAGAAAATGGTCGCAATCAATCGTGTGACCAAGGTCGTCAAGGGCGGTCGCATTCTCGGTTTCGCCGCGCTGACCGTGGTCGGCGACGGTGACGGTGGTATCGGTATGGGCAAGGGCAAGTCCCGCGAAGTGCCTGTGGCGGTGCAAAAAGCGATGGATGAGGCGCGCCGCAAAATGACCAAGGTGCCGCTCAAGAACGGCACGCTGCAGCATACGGTGATCGGCAAGCACGGTGCGGCGTCGGTGTTGATGCAGCCGGCTCCCTCCGGCACCGGCATCATCGCCGGCGGCCCGATGCGCGCGGTATTCGAGGTGATGGGCGTGACCGACATCATTTGCAAGTGTATCGGCTCGACCAATCCGTACAACGTGGTGCGCGCCACGCTCAACGGCCTGATGGCGATCAACACCCCGGCAGAAATTGCCGCCAAGCGTGGCAAGACTGTCGAAGAGATTCTGGGGTAA
- the rpsN gene encoding 30S ribosomal protein S14, which yields MAKLALINREDKRRKLVAKFAAKRAALVAQVKDTSLSEEERMAARLKLQQLPRNANPTRVRNRCSLTGRPRGVFRKFGLCRNKLREIAFRGEVPGMTKASW from the coding sequence ATGGCGAAACTGGCTCTGATCAATCGCGAAGACAAGCGTCGCAAGCTGGTTGCTAAGTTTGCCGCCAAGCGGGCTGCGTTGGTCGCGCAGGTCAAGGACACGTCTTTGTCCGAAGAAGAGCGTATGGCGGCGCGTTTGAAACTTCAGCAACTGCCGCGCAATGCCAACCCGACGCGCGTGCGCAACCGCTGCAGTCTGACTGGTCGTCCGCGTGGGGTGTTCCGCAAGTTCGGTTTGTGTCGCAATAAGCTGCGCGAGATCGCGTTCCGCGGCGAAGTGCCGGGCATGACCAAGGCGAGCTGGTAA
- the secY gene encoding preprotein translocase subunit SecY, with protein sequence MATPSATLGSTGKFGDLKRRILFLLGALIVYRIGAHIPVPGIDPDKLAELFQSQAGGILGVFNLFSGGALSRFTIFALGIMPYISASIIMQLMTVAVPALEQLKKEGEAGRRKITQYTRYGTVLLATAQSLGMALALEGQPGLVLDPGLMFRFVTVATLVTGTMFLMWLGEQITERGIGNGISLIIFAGIAAGLPSAIGGLFELVRTGAMHPFTALFICVLVVLVTAFVVFVERGQRKILVNYAKRQVGNKVYGGQSSHLPLKLNMSGVIPPIFASSIILFPATLGQWFGSSEGMYWLRDIAATLSPGQPIYVMLYALAIVFFCFFYTALVFNARETADNLKKSGAFVPGIRPGDQTARYIDKILSRLTLAGAVYITLVCLLPEFLILKWNVPFYFGGTSLLIIVVVTMDFMAQVQAYVMSHQYESLLKKANFKGAGLPLR encoded by the coding sequence GTGGCCACTCCTTCCGCCACGCTCGGGAGCACAGGAAAGTTCGGCGATCTCAAGCGCCGTATCCTGTTCCTCCTGGGCGCGCTGATCGTCTATCGCATTGGTGCGCACATCCCGGTCCCTGGTATCGACCCAGACAAGCTGGCTGAGCTTTTTCAGTCTCAGGCTGGCGGTATTCTGGGCGTGTTCAACCTGTTTTCCGGCGGGGCGCTGTCGCGTTTCACGATTTTCGCGCTGGGGATCATGCCGTACATCTCGGCCTCCATCATCATGCAGTTGATGACGGTGGCCGTCCCCGCATTGGAGCAGCTCAAGAAAGAAGGCGAGGCGGGGCGGCGCAAGATCACGCAGTACACCCGCTATGGCACGGTGTTGCTGGCTACTGCCCAATCCTTGGGGATGGCGCTTGCCCTGGAAGGGCAGCCAGGGCTGGTGCTGGATCCAGGACTGATGTTCCGTTTCGTGACCGTTGCAACGCTCGTCACCGGTACGATGTTCCTGATGTGGCTCGGCGAGCAGATTACCGAGCGCGGTATTGGCAACGGCATCTCGCTGATCATCTTCGCGGGGATCGCGGCGGGATTGCCGAGCGCGATTGGCGGTTTGTTCGAGTTGGTCCGCACCGGGGCAATGCATCCCTTCACTGCGTTGTTCATTTGTGTGCTGGTGGTGTTGGTGACCGCGTTCGTGGTGTTTGTCGAACGCGGGCAGCGGAAGATTCTCGTGAACTACGCCAAGCGTCAGGTCGGCAACAAGGTGTATGGCGGGCAGTCGTCCCATCTGCCATTGAAGCTGAATATGTCGGGTGTCATTCCGCCGATCTTCGCGTCCAGCATCATTCTGTTCCCGGCAACGTTGGGGCAGTGGTTTGGCTCTTCTGAAGGGATGTATTGGCTGCGCGATATCGCCGCCACCCTCTCTCCGGGGCAGCCGATCTACGTGATGCTCTATGCGCTGGCGATCGTGTTTTTCTGCTTCTTTTACACGGCGCTGGTGTTCAACGCGCGCGAGACTGCCGATAACTTGAAGAAGAGTGGGGCGTTCGTGCCGGGGATTCGTCCTGGCGATCAGACGGCACGTTACATCGACAAGATTTTGTCGCGGCTTACGCTGGCTGGCGCGGTGTACATCACCCTGGTGTGCCTGCTGCCTGAGTTTCTGATCCTCAAGTGGAATGTGCCGTTTTACTTCGGGGGGACATCGCTACTGATCATCGTGGTGGTGACCATGGACTTTATGGCTCAGGTTCAGGCTTACGTGATGTCTCATCAGTATGAAAGCCTGCTGAAGAAGGCCAACTTCAAGGGTGCGGGTCTTCCGCTCAGGTAA
- the rpmJ gene encoding 50S ribosomal protein L36, whose protein sequence is MRVQASVKRLCRNCKIIRRKGVVRVICTDPRHKQRQG, encoded by the coding sequence ATGAGAGTCCAGGCTTCGGTCAAGCGGCTGTGCCGCAATTGCAAGATCATCCGTCGCAAAGGGGTGGTGCGGGTCATTTGCACCGACCCGCGCCACAAGCAGCGCCAGGGTTGA
- the rplV gene encoding 50S ribosomal protein L22: protein METKAILRGVRLSAQKGRLVADLVRGKPVDQALNILAFSPKKGAKIIRKVVESAIANAEHNDGADIDTLKIKTIHVEEGMSLKRFTARAKGRGNRILKPTCHVYVTVGE, encoded by the coding sequence ATGGAAACCAAAGCCATCCTGCGCGGGGTGCGCCTTTCGGCCCAAAAGGGTCGTCTGGTGGCTGACCTCGTGCGCGGCAAACCGGTCGATCAGGCGCTCAACATTCTTGCCTTCTCGCCGAAGAAAGGCGCCAAGATCATTCGAAAAGTGGTCGAATCGGCAATCGCCAATGCCGAGCACAATGACGGTGCCGACATCGATACGCTCAAGATCAAGACCATCCACGTCGAGGAAGGGATGTCGCTGAAACGCTTCACCGCGCGTGCTAAGGGGCGCGGCAACCGCATCCTCAAACCCACGTGTCATGTTTATGTGACCGTCGGGGAATAA